Proteins from a genomic interval of Cognatishimia sp. WU-CL00825:
- a CDS encoding glycosyltransferase family 2 protein, whose protein sequence is MTSATTNAKTNAATWGIVATIKAPAHDIVNFAAYHLDLGADHIFIFLDDANPTAEHTLATHPNITVTRTDDAYWQTTNGRRPHKHQVRQVHNASRAYAQATQLSWLAHIDVDEFLCPAGDVSNALAQMPSTTPVARVAPCESLCAEDQPDLDPALIYCKAKTPGGPKGQKIERALYPMFGGFFKSGFISHTAGKIFVRRGQPNLRFAIHRAFANKDQPLIETPLPQVELCHRHVESWEKWLKIMQFRLSKGSYRAELEQSIDPSSGRISRHQMFSTLTQSGTSELRAFFDETCLATPKLRADLNKFGLLRNYRLDIARKVAKHFPEFSE, encoded by the coding sequence ATGACCTCTGCCACGACCAACGCCAAAACAAATGCAGCAACGTGGGGCATCGTCGCAACCATCAAAGCCCCAGCGCATGACATCGTCAATTTCGCCGCCTATCACCTCGACCTTGGCGCGGATCATATCTTTATCTTTCTGGATGACGCCAACCCAACCGCTGAACACACGCTTGCCACACATCCAAATATCACAGTCACCCGCACAGACGACGCTTATTGGCAAACAACCAATGGCCGACGGCCGCACAAACATCAGGTGCGCCAGGTTCACAATGCGTCGCGCGCCTATGCACAGGCAACACAGCTGAGCTGGCTTGCCCATATCGATGTCGACGAATTTCTCTGCCCTGCAGGCGACGTATCAAATGCGCTCGCGCAAATGCCGTCAACAACACCGGTTGCCCGAGTCGCGCCATGCGAATCTCTCTGCGCCGAAGACCAACCAGACCTCGACCCCGCCCTTATCTACTGCAAAGCCAAAACCCCCGGCGGACCAAAAGGCCAAAAAATTGAACGCGCGTTGTACCCGATGTTTGGCGGTTTTTTCAAAAGCGGATTTATCAGCCACACTGCGGGGAAAATTTTTGTACGGCGCGGCCAACCCAACCTGCGTTTTGCCATCCACCGCGCCTTTGCCAACAAAGATCAACCGCTCATCGAAACACCATTGCCACAGGTTGAACTGTGCCACCGACATGTTGAAAGTTGGGAAAAGTGGTTAAAAATCATGCAGTTCCGCCTATCCAAAGGTTCTTACCGCGCTGAACTTGAACAATCCATTGATCCCTCTTCGGGCCGCATATCGCGCCACCAGATGTTCTCTACTTTAACCCAATCAGGCACATCCGAGCTGCGCGCGTTCTTTGATGAAACCTGCTTGGCGACCCCAAAGCTGCGCGCTGATCTGAACAAGTTTGGACTTTTGCGCAACTATAGGTTGGATATTGCTCGCAAAGTGGCGAAACACTTCCCGGAATTCAGTGAGTAA
- a CDS encoding Hint domain-containing protein yields the protein MGAPLQDQDSTGRQLPVYPCADLVVINGANQGDSLSFAAELLLDDVYELSENASVSALNFQVAENGQFHIAPQTDIGLPGATLHLDCCVTLMPAHGETIEALILVEVDPQGNVAEIYLHPLAPLTAKTQYSLIGISRKDATRRMALLGCVSFSRGTRITTATGEQKPIETLNIGDRVLTRDGGAQEIRWIGKSTVRATGVFAPVVITAGALHNLADLTVSPEHRLFIYQRNDHIGAGRAELLVRARHLVNGKTVYKQHGGFVDYYQLLFDDHQIIFAEGISAETMLVTETTRPVLPKGLVEKFQTSQPGLPFNEGHATEVPKALLDRPDAAALLRRASSSG from the coding sequence ATGGGCGCGCCGCTACAAGACCAAGACAGCACCGGGCGGCAACTCCCGGTCTACCCCTGCGCCGATCTCGTTGTCATCAACGGGGCCAATCAAGGTGACTCTTTGTCTTTCGCAGCAGAGCTTTTACTCGACGATGTTTATGAACTCTCCGAAAATGCCTCTGTCAGCGCGCTTAATTTTCAGGTGGCCGAAAACGGACAATTCCATATTGCGCCGCAAACAGACATAGGCCTGCCCGGGGCCACATTGCATTTAGATTGCTGCGTAACACTGATGCCCGCCCATGGCGAAACCATCGAGGCCCTCATCCTTGTAGAGGTTGATCCGCAAGGCAACGTCGCCGAAATCTACCTGCATCCCCTTGCCCCGCTGACCGCAAAAACCCAATATTCCCTGATCGGCATCAGCCGCAAAGATGCCACCCGCCGCATGGCCCTGCTTGGCTGCGTCTCCTTTTCGCGTGGCACACGCATCACCACGGCCACAGGCGAGCAAAAACCAATCGAAACCCTGAACATCGGTGACCGGGTGCTAACCCGCGATGGCGGCGCACAGGAAATTCGCTGGATCGGCAAATCTACCGTTCGGGCCACCGGCGTTTTTGCCCCCGTTGTCATCACCGCGGGCGCATTGCACAATCTGGCAGATCTTACCGTCAGCCCCGAACATCGCCTGTTTATTTACCAAAGAAACGATCACATCGGCGCAGGTCGCGCCGAGCTTCTGGTCAGAGCACGCCACCTTGTGAACGGAAAAACCGTTTACAAACAACACGGTGGTTTTGTCGACTACTACCAACTTCTGTTTGACGATCACCAGATTATTTTCGCCGAGGGGATCTCGGCTGAAACCATGCTGGTCACTGAAACCACCCGCCCGGTTCTACCAAAAGGCTTGGTTGAAAAATTCCAAACCAGTCAACCCGGCCTGCCCTTTAACGAAGGCCACGCCACCGAGGTTCCCAAAGCTTTGTTGGACCGCCCTGATGCCGCCGCCCTTTTGCGGCGCGCCTCGTCATCGGGATAA
- a CDS encoding peptide chain release factor 3, whose product MLDNATNRPELPPEIARRRTFAIISHPDAGKTTLTEKFLLYGGAIQMAGQVRAKGEARRTRSDFMQMEKDRGISVSASAMSFDFNNFRFNLVDTPGHSDFSEDTYRTLTAVDAAVMVIDGAKGVESQTQKLFEVCRLRDLPILTFCNKMDRESRDTFEIIDEIQENLAIDVTPASWPIGVGRDFMGCYDLLRDRLELMDRADRNKVAESVEINGLDDPKLAEHIPAELLEKFLEEVEMAKELLPKLDPQAVLEGHMTPIWFGSAINSFGVQELMHGISNFGPEPQIQSAQPRNVAPEEKKVAGFVFKVQANMDPKHRDRVAFVRMASGHFKRGMKLTHVRTKKPMAISNPVLFLASDRELAEEAWAGDIIGIPNHGQLRIGDTLTEGEALRVSGIPSFAPELLQTCRAGDPMKAKHLEKALMQFAEEGAAKVFKPSFGSGFIVGVVGALQFEVLASRIEMEYGLPVRFEASQFTSARWVSGDKQAVDKFTESNKQHIANDHDGDIVYLTRLQWDIDRVGRDYPDVKLTATKEMMV is encoded by the coding sequence ATGTTGGACAACGCTACAAACCGCCCTGAATTGCCGCCTGAAATTGCGCGGCGTCGCACCTTTGCGATCATCTCGCATCCGGATGCGGGCAAAACGACTCTGACCGAGAAATTCCTGCTCTATGGTGGCGCGATTCAAATGGCTGGCCAGGTCCGGGCCAAGGGCGAAGCCCGTCGCACCCGCTCTGACTTTATGCAGATGGAAAAAGACCGCGGCATCTCTGTCTCGGCGTCTGCAATGTCGTTTGATTTCAACAACTTCCGCTTTAACTTGGTTGACACACCAGGTCACAGCGACTTTTCCGAAGACACCTATCGCACGCTGACCGCTGTCGACGCTGCGGTTATGGTGATTGACGGTGCAAAAGGCGTTGAAAGCCAGACGCAAAAGCTGTTCGAAGTTTGCCGTCTGCGCGACCTGCCCATCCTGACCTTCTGTAACAAGATGGACCGTGAAAGCCGCGACACTTTTGAAATCATTGATGAAATTCAAGAGAACCTCGCGATCGACGTCACCCCAGCCTCTTGGCCCATCGGTGTGGGCCGCGATTTCATGGGCTGCTATGATCTGCTACGCGACCGTCTGGAATTGATGGACCGTGCAGACCGGAACAAAGTCGCTGAGTCCGTTGAAATCAATGGTTTGGACGATCCAAAACTGGCCGAACACATCCCAGCGGAATTGCTGGAAAAGTTCCTCGAAGAGGTCGAGATGGCCAAGGAGCTTTTGCCAAAACTTGACCCCCAGGCTGTGCTCGAAGGTCACATGACCCCCATTTGGTTTGGCTCTGCAATCAACTCGTTTGGGGTACAGGAATTGATGCATGGCATCAGCAATTTTGGCCCTGAACCGCAAATTCAATCCGCGCAGCCGCGCAATGTCGCCCCCGAAGAGAAAAAAGTCGCGGGTTTCGTGTTTAAGGTTCAGGCCAACATGGACCCCAAACACCGTGACCGCGTCGCCTTTGTACGTATGGCCTCTGGCCACTTCAAACGCGGTATGAAATTAACCCATGTGCGCACCAAAAAGCCCATGGCCATTTCAAACCCGGTGCTTTTCCTCGCTTCTGACCGTGAACTTGCAGAAGAAGCTTGGGCTGGCGACATCATTGGTATTCCAAACCACGGCCAATTGCGCATTGGCGATACATTGACCGAAGGCGAAGCCCTGCGCGTTTCTGGCATCCCGTCCTTTGCGCCAGAACTCTTGCAAACGTGCCGCGCGGGCGACCCGATGAAGGCCAAGCACCTCGAGAAAGCTCTGATGCAATTCGCCGAAGAAGGCGCAGCCAAAGTGTTCAAACCGTCCTTTGGCTCTGGTTTCATCGTTGGCGTTGTTGGTGCGTTGCAATTTGAAGTGCTCGCCAGCCGCATCGAAATGGAATACGGCCTTCCTGTGCGTTTCGAAGCCAGCCAATTCACCAGCGCCCGTTGGGTCAGCGGAGACAAGCAAGCCGTTGATAAGTTTACTGAAAGCAACAAACAACACATTGCAAACGATCATGATGGCGACATCGTTTACTTGACGCGTCTGCAATGGGATATTGATCGTGTAGGTCGCGACTATCCAGATGTGAAACTTACCGCTACAAAAGAGATGATGGTCTAA
- a CDS encoding DNA alkylation repair protein: MAQGFSLADQIFNTDSIGDLAREFAGGIVGFDGDAFHTEVMGGLAERGFMERIEWIADCLEPRLSDDFAVMADQLEAAMVAPLNPDLADDDFGRFIHAVPGVLAVRHGLEDHLERALGLLYQATKRFSMEFYIRAFINRWPDQVLARLALWAKDDNYHVRRLVSEGTRPKLPWAKKLVIEAQTPVALLDQLHADDRRFVTRSVANHLNDIAKIDPRLVIKTLQHWRKLGLQNAKELDWMTRHALRTLIKKGDAEAMALLGYRQDAPVRLETLRLAQDKVVAGEALDIEVVLSADEKCPVIVDYLIWFQRKDGSQSPKVFKLKQAVVQSGKPLKVAKRHVLKGNATTFTLYAGAHRVAVQVNGKILGEVGFDLSL, translated from the coding sequence ATGGCGCAGGGTTTTTCCTTGGCTGATCAGATCTTTAACACGGATTCGATTGGCGATTTGGCGCGTGAATTCGCTGGGGGCATCGTGGGATTTGACGGCGACGCCTTTCATACCGAGGTTATGGGGGGGCTGGCTGAGCGCGGATTTATGGAACGCATCGAGTGGATCGCGGACTGTTTGGAGCCGCGATTGTCCGATGATTTTGCTGTGATGGCAGATCAGCTGGAAGCGGCCATGGTTGCGCCGCTGAATCCAGATTTGGCGGATGATGATTTTGGCCGGTTTATCCATGCGGTGCCCGGTGTTTTGGCAGTGCGACATGGGCTGGAAGATCATTTGGAACGCGCGCTTGGCTTGCTGTATCAGGCGACAAAGCGGTTCTCGATGGAGTTCTATATCCGCGCCTTTATCAACCGCTGGCCGGATCAGGTTTTGGCGCGTTTGGCGCTTTGGGCCAAAGATGACAATTACCATGTGCGCCGTTTGGTCAGCGAAGGCACGCGGCCAAAACTGCCTTGGGCGAAAAAGCTGGTGATTGAGGCGCAGACGCCTGTTGCCCTGTTGGATCAACTGCACGCAGATGACCGGCGGTTTGTGACGCGATCTGTGGCCAATCATTTGAATGATATCGCAAAAATTGATCCTCGCTTGGTGATCAAAACCCTGCAGCATTGGCGCAAGCTAGGACTTCAGAACGCCAAAGAGCTAGATTGGATGACCCGCCATGCGCTGCGCACTTTGATCAAGAAAGGCGATGCAGAGGCGATGGCGCTGTTGGGTTATCGCCAAGATGCGCCGGTGCGGCTGGAGACGTTGCGATTGGCACAGGATAAAGTTGTAGCTGGCGAAGCTTTGGACATTGAAGTGGTTCTGAGTGCGGATGAAAAATGCCCCGTGATCGTGGATTATCTGATTTGGTTCCAGCGTAAGGATGGCAGCCAGTCGCCCAAAGTTTTTAAGCTAAAACAGGCCGTTGTGCAGTCTGGCAAGCCGCTGAAAGTGGCCAAGCGTCATGTGCTTAAGGGCAATGCAACCACGTTCACGTTATATGCGGGGGCGCACCGGGTGGCGGTGCAGGTGAATGGCAAGATATTGGGTGAAGTTGGGTTTGACCTGTCGCTCTAG
- a CDS encoding ABC transporter ATP-binding protein, which yields MGSIHLKNVEKWFGEVQVIKGVDLDINDGEFVVFVGPSGCGKSTLLRMIGGLEDTSRGAIEINGNDVTDQPPSKRGLAMVFQSYALYPHMSVRDNMGFSLKTAGASKQEQKEKVDHAAAVLKLETYLDRRPKDLSGGQRQRVAIGRSIVRDPTAFLFDEPLSNLDAALRVEMRHEIAKLHQSLKATMIYVTHDQVEAMTLADKIVVLEYGVIAQVGSPRDLYENPANLFVAQFIGSPKMNIMPASARSGGYDLPGHRGDDYPVNAATAHLGIRPEHITIGPAGSGQCDAKVEVTEFLGADTFLLCDGGELGQINVRINGDSDKQVGDIIGLNFDRDRVRTFNADGLAVSN from the coding sequence ATGGGCTCTATACATCTTAAAAACGTCGAAAAATGGTTTGGCGAAGTTCAAGTGATCAAAGGCGTTGATCTCGATATCAACGACGGCGAGTTTGTGGTCTTTGTTGGTCCGTCCGGTTGTGGCAAGTCAACTTTGCTACGCATGATTGGAGGTCTCGAAGACACCTCTCGCGGGGCGATTGAAATCAACGGCAATGACGTAACCGATCAGCCGCCATCAAAACGCGGCCTTGCCATGGTGTTCCAATCCTATGCGCTTTATCCGCATATGTCGGTGCGCGACAACATGGGGTTTTCGCTTAAAACCGCCGGAGCATCTAAGCAGGAACAGAAAGAAAAAGTCGACCACGCGGCGGCTGTCCTGAAACTGGAAACCTATCTGGATCGTCGCCCCAAAGACCTCTCTGGTGGGCAACGTCAGCGTGTGGCGATCGGACGTTCTATTGTCCGTGACCCCACCGCTTTCTTGTTTGACGAACCTCTGTCCAACCTCGACGCTGCCCTGCGGGTCGAAATGCGCCACGAGATCGCCAAACTGCACCAAAGCCTGAAGGCCACAATGATCTATGTGACCCACGATCAGGTCGAAGCCATGACCTTGGCAGATAAAATTGTGGTTTTGGAATACGGGGTTATCGCTCAGGTCGGCAGCCCGCGCGACCTCTATGAAAATCCAGCCAACCTGTTTGTGGCGCAGTTCATCGGCAGCCCGAAAATGAACATCATGCCGGCAAGCGCACGGTCTGGGGGCTATGATTTGCCGGGACATCGCGGTGATGATTACCCGGTTAACGCCGCCACCGCGCATCTTGGCATTCGCCCCGAGCACATCACCATTGGCCCTGCTGGCAGCGGCCAATGTGACGCAAAGGTCGAGGTCACTGAATTCTTGGGGGCTGATACGTTCCTGCTGTGTGATGGCGGCGAATTGGGGCAGATCAACGTGCGGATCAATGGCGATTCAGACAAGCAGGTCGGTGATATCATCGGTCTGAACTTTGATCGCGACCGCGTGCGCACGTTCAATGCTGACGGTCTGGCTGTCTCTAACTAA
- a CDS encoding sodium:proline symporter: MQATAVIGLFGFIILASLYAAPRRASIEGFFGGAGAQGQTPGLWTLVLSQVTTWIFARSLMNAAILGFFYGIAGVLAYAAYYGSFLTGGFIVGRLRAKGARSVQDWLTDQFGSIGTGCYNLVIALRLLSEVFANLIVVGLIFSAALPEVGFAKEGSILIVAILALGYSAWGGLSAALRTDVIQMALFLVVFAVAFAALVLKPGFDLGAVLTAEGASGQYNGWVLLVVAFLQVFSYPVHDPVMMDRGFLADKDTTRKSFIHAFWISSLCIIAFGFFGIQAALEGAAYEGQLIGTWAAILPTWVFVLLLVSLLVSALSTLDSALSSAARLVVEELKLAPKTLNGGRLAMVVFAVAGAALTLWGNQTLFDAVAVSGTASMFLTPVLAAGLLGARRVALWAYLVSFAAAILGAAAYFLRGNELVASLLVEGHKYEQLLQICVIVLVVGFAAVLVGSRKGHSDQGRVEA; the protein is encoded by the coding sequence ATGCAAGCCACCGCCGTTATTGGGCTATTTGGATTTATCATTTTGGCAAGCCTTTATGCCGCGCCACGCCGCGCAAGCATCGAGGGGTTTTTTGGTGGCGCTGGCGCACAGGGGCAAACACCGGGGCTGTGGACTTTGGTCTTGAGCCAAGTCACCACGTGGATTTTTGCGCGTTCGCTGATGAATGCCGCCATCCTGGGTTTTTTCTACGGGATTGCGGGTGTTCTGGCCTATGCGGCGTATTACGGCTCGTTTTTGACCGGTGGTTTCATTGTGGGTCGCTTGCGTGCCAAGGGCGCACGTTCGGTACAGGATTGGTTGACTGATCAATTCGGAAGCATTGGCACGGGCTGTTATAATTTGGTGATTGCGCTGCGGTTGCTGTCAGAAGTTTTTGCGAATTTGATTGTGGTGGGTTTGATATTTTCTGCGGCCTTGCCAGAAGTCGGCTTTGCCAAAGAAGGCTCTATTCTGATCGTGGCGATCTTGGCCTTGGGTTATTCTGCATGGGGTGGTCTAAGCGCAGCCTTGCGCACAGATGTTATTCAGATGGCTTTGTTTTTGGTGGTTTTCGCCGTGGCATTTGCGGCTTTGGTTCTGAAACCGGGCTTTGATTTGGGTGCCGTTCTGACCGCCGAAGGGGCCTCGGGGCAGTATAACGGTTGGGTGCTGTTGGTTGTGGCGTTTTTGCAGGTGTTTTCCTATCCGGTGCATGACCCGGTGATGATGGATCGTGGGTTTTTGGCGGACAAAGACACCACGCGTAAAAGCTTTATTCATGCGTTTTGGATTTCGTCGCTGTGCATCATCGCCTTTGGATTCTTTGGCATTCAGGCTGCACTAGAAGGAGCCGCTTATGAGGGCCAGCTGATTGGCACTTGGGCGGCCATCCTGCCGACATGGGTGTTTGTGCTGTTGCTGGTGTCTTTGCTGGTCTCTGCGTTGTCGACGCTGGACAGCGCCTTGTCGTCTGCGGCGCGTTTGGTGGTCGAAGAGCTGAAACTGGCCCCCAAAACCCTGAATGGGGGACGTTTGGCGATGGTGGTGTTTGCTGTGGCTGGGGCGGCGCTGACCTTGTGGGGCAATCAGACGTTGTTTGATGCGGTTGCGGTGTCTGGCACAGCCAGCATGTTCTTGACGCCGGTCTTGGCGGCTGGATTGTTGGGCGCGCGCCGGGTGGCGTTGTGGGCATATTTGGTCAGCTTTGCTGCGGCGATTTTAGGGGCAGCGGCCTATTTTCTGCGCGGCAACGAGCTGGTGGCGTCATTGCTGGTTGAAGGCCACAAATACGAGCAGCTGTTGCAAATCTGTGTGATTGTTCTGGTCGTTGGCTTTGCGGCTGTGCTGGTGGGGTCCCGTAAGGGCCATAGCGATCAAGGCAGGGTTGAAGCCTAA
- a CDS encoding SDR family oxidoreductase has translation MDLGITGKKALVCASSKGLGLGCAEALAEAGVDLVMNARGTEALEAAANEIRARFGVNVVTVAADVSTEAGQADVLAAAQGVDILVTNAGGPPPGLWSDWDREDFIRALDANMLAPIALMKALLPGMMDRGWGRVVNITSVSVKAPIAQLGLSNSARAGLTGYVAGTARQVAGKGVTINNLQPGIHATDRAVALDTGASQAQGISMDEAKVQRCASIPAGRYGTRQEFGATCAFLCSQNAGFIVGQNILLDGGATNTTM, from the coding sequence ATGGATCTTGGGATCACGGGGAAAAAAGCGCTGGTGTGCGCAAGTTCAAAAGGCTTGGGGCTTGGCTGTGCCGAAGCCTTGGCCGAAGCGGGTGTGGATTTGGTTATGAATGCGCGCGGCACTGAGGCCTTGGAGGCAGCTGCAAATGAAATTCGCGCGCGGTTTGGCGTGAATGTTGTGACTGTTGCCGCTGATGTCAGCACCGAAGCTGGCCAAGCGGATGTGCTGGCTGCGGCGCAAGGCGTTGATATCTTGGTTACAAATGCAGGCGGGCCGCCTCCGGGACTTTGGAGTGATTGGGACCGTGAGGATTTCATCAGGGCGCTGGATGCCAATATGTTGGCGCCGATTGCCCTGATGAAGGCACTGTTGCCGGGCATGATGGATCGCGGCTGGGGTCGGGTGGTGAATATCACTTCGGTGTCGGTGAAAGCACCTATTGCTCAGTTGGGTCTGTCCAATTCGGCACGGGCTGGATTAACCGGCTATGTCGCGGGAACGGCGCGGCAGGTGGCTGGGAAGGGTGTGACCATCAACAACTTGCAGCCGGGCATTCATGCAACAGATCGCGCGGTGGCTTTGGATACAGGCGCAAGCCAAGCGCAGGGCATTTCCATGGACGAAGCCAAGGTGCAGCGATGCGCCAGTATACCGGCAGGGCGTTATGGCACACGGCAGGAATTTGGCGCGACATGTGCTTTTCTGTGTTCACAGAACGCGGGCTTTATTGTTGGGCAGAATATCCTGCTGGACGGTGGTGCCACGAACACAACGATGTAA
- a CDS encoding glycosyltransferase family 2 protein, producing MTQDKTYPGGYDALLRRANLRREPLVFAEDESLPDLNTDLTALCTSITVAEPLTSESTFAKKRRDLQLELEGEPELCFLNSLTIATLRKNEFPPHAPELFQKIWREHSEFLLRRLPLRWLVSTITTFGDHGLTEAQRHVGRSMTMLFGMIKLYEFERLYSGYAPATAYDTASKINTRLPLDIPSYSLKGGGLDVALLTRLWKDAQQDPVIKPLANHLLNAINDDPNTLFRRLRNMADQRVQHLEENNKNPIPVPQRHVKRDPSAISWGIVATLNDDHDQAVRFVAHHVTLGADQIVLYADDPQDVPHELGLHPNVTVITCDETVISNDQRESLPLRNARKAYYFNKARRKLRLDWVAMLDVDEFLLPKVPVREILAKVPEDAAFLALSVVEQFADAPTLFRPPASAYDLPQEHHQELFPTFGSYVPDLVLGPSEGRLVVRGKLGNIRVGNFVVKYEKRAATNSYTLPDMIVAHCHSEDYPSFLAALPRRIAEGYTRRKPDGTNIKSVLDAVDYKSQNAELKAMFQEICSARPEVIEMLKSQGVLLEHNLDLDRKIDQFIADVTP from the coding sequence ATGACACAAGACAAAACATATCCCGGCGGCTATGACGCCCTATTGCGCCGCGCAAACCTGCGCCGTGAACCTCTGGTTTTTGCCGAAGACGAAAGCCTTCCGGATCTTAACACTGATCTCACTGCTTTGTGCACGTCGATCACCGTTGCCGAACCGCTCACCAGCGAGTCGACTTTCGCGAAAAAGCGCCGCGACCTTCAGCTTGAACTCGAAGGTGAACCAGAGCTGTGTTTCCTAAACAGCCTGACCATAGCCACCCTACGCAAAAACGAATTCCCGCCCCATGCCCCTGAATTATTTCAGAAAATCTGGCGTGAACACAGCGAGTTTCTGCTGAGACGCCTGCCACTGCGCTGGCTGGTGTCCACGATCACAACCTTTGGAGACCACGGCCTAACAGAGGCACAGCGCCATGTTGGCCGCAGCATGACCATGCTGTTTGGCATGATCAAACTTTATGAATTTGAGCGGCTGTATTCCGGCTATGCCCCCGCAACCGCCTATGACACCGCCAGCAAAATCAACACCCGATTGCCGCTTGATATCCCGTCCTATTCCTTAAAAGGCGGCGGCTTGGATGTCGCATTACTGACCCGCCTCTGGAAAGATGCACAGCAAGATCCGGTGATCAAACCTCTTGCCAACCATTTGCTGAACGCGATCAACGACGATCCAAACACCCTGTTCCGCCGCCTCCGCAACATGGCGGACCAACGTGTGCAACACCTAGAAGAAAACAACAAAAACCCAATCCCCGTGCCCCAGCGCCATGTCAAACGCGACCCCAGCGCGATCTCTTGGGGGATTGTGGCGACTTTAAACGACGATCACGATCAAGCCGTTCGCTTTGTGGCCCACCACGTCACCCTGGGCGCAGATCAAATTGTACTTTATGCCGATGACCCCCAAGACGTCCCGCACGAATTGGGCCTGCATCCCAATGTCACCGTAATCACTTGTGATGAAACAGTAATCAGCAACGATCAGCGCGAAAGCCTGCCCCTCCGCAATGCCCGCAAAGCCTATTACTTCAACAAAGCCCGCCGCAAACTGCGGCTGGACTGGGTGGCGATGCTGGATGTGGACGAATTCTTACTGCCCAAAGTCCCGGTGCGCGAGATTCTGGCCAAAGTGCCAGAAGATGCCGCCTTTCTTGCGCTTTCTGTTGTTGAACAATTCGCTGATGCGCCCACGCTCTTTCGACCACCTGCCAGCGCTTATGACTTGCCCCAAGAGCACCACCAAGAGCTGTTCCCAACCTTTGGCAGTTACGTGCCCGACCTGGTTCTAGGTCCTTCAGAAGGCCGCTTAGTGGTGCGCGGAAAACTCGGCAATATCCGTGTCGGCAATTTCGTCGTCAAATACGAAAAGCGCGCGGCGACCAACAGCTATACCCTCCCCGATATGATCGTTGCCCACTGTCACAGCGAAGATTACCCAAGCTTTCTTGCCGCTCTGCCAAGGCGCATTGCCGAGGGGTATACCCGTCGAAAACCCGATGGAACCAACATTAAATCTGTCTTGGATGCCGTTGATTACAAATCACAAAACGCAGAACTTAAAGCGATGTTTCAAGAAATTTGCTCCGCCCGTCCAGAGGTCATAGAGATGCTAAAGTCCCAGGGTGTCTTGCTGGAACATAACCTTGATCTAGACCGAAAAATCGATCAGTTCATTGCGGACGTCACGCCATGA
- a CDS encoding ABC transporter ATP-binding protein — MSLDQTTTTPPRLEIRNLTRRFGDRSVVDGVSLAIEPGQVTCLLGPSGCGKSTTLRMIAGVDMQDSGEIYADGKLICDTVFRVPPERRQIGLMFQDFALFPHLSVADNVAFGLRGQNVDKRKRVEELLDKVGLSWAIDDYPHHLSGGEQQRVALARALAPRPRIMLMDEPFSGLDNRLRDGIRDETLALLKEEDTAVMLVTHEPEEALRMADEVALMRNGQIVQRGSPYNIYNAPVDRDAMAFFSDINVIKGVSNGALTDTLFGQFLTPGCGEGAPVDIVIRPQHLHLDFDRGGKGPAPTAVHGQAAAGVVVRARFMGNESLIEFRMEHDGSALKATVPNVFLPNVGTRLWLTLRRDRCFVFPAKK, encoded by the coding sequence GTGAGCCTGGATCAAACAACAACAACGCCACCCCGTTTGGAAATTCGAAACCTGACCCGTCGTTTTGGGGATCGGTCGGTTGTGGACGGGGTGTCTCTGGCCATTGAGCCGGGGCAAGTGACCTGTTTGTTAGGGCCTTCAGGCTGCGGGAAATCAACGACGCTGCGCATGATTGCGGGCGTGGACATGCAAGACAGTGGCGAGATCTATGCGGATGGCAAGCTGATTTGTGACACGGTATTTCGGGTGCCGCCAGAACGTCGTCAGATCGGGTTGATGTTTCAGGATTTTGCGCTGTTTCCCCATTTGTCGGTGGCTGACAACGTGGCCTTTGGCCTGCGTGGCCAGAATGTAGACAAGCGTAAGCGTGTCGAGGAACTGCTTGATAAGGTGGGACTTTCCTGGGCAATTGATGATTATCCGCACCATCTTTCCGGGGGGGAACAACAGCGGGTTGCTTTGGCGCGCGCTTTGGCTCCCCGTCCGCGCATTATGCTGATGGACGAGCCGTTTTCCGGTTTGGACAATCGTTTGCGCGACGGTATTCGCGACGAGACTTTGGCGCTGTTGAAAGAAGAAGACACCGCTGTGATGCTGGTGACGCATGAGCCGGAAGAGGCTTTGCGAATGGCGGATGAAGTGGCGTTGATGCGCAACGGACAAATCGTGCAACGTGGCTCGCCTTATAATATCTATAACGCGCCAGTTGATCGCGATGCGATGGCATTTTTTAGTGATATCAATGTGATCAAAGGGGTCAGCAACGGAGCGTTGACAGACACGTTGTTTGGACAGTTTTTGACGCCGGGCTGCGGTGAAGGTGCGCCGGTTGATATTGTCATTCGTCCACAGCATTTGCATTTGGACTTTGATCGCGGTGGCAAGGGACCTGCCCCGACGGCGGTGCATGGTCAGGCGGCGGCGGGCGTTGTGGTACGTGCGCGCTTTATGGGCAATGAAAGCCTGATCGAGTTTCGTATGGAGCATGATGGCAGCGCGTTGAAGGCCACAGTGCCCAATGTCTTTTTGCCCAATGTGGGCACACGCCTGTGGCTGACGTTACGGCGTGACAGATGTTTTGTGTTTCCGGCAAAAAAATAG